Proteins encoded by one window of Diachasmimorpha longicaudata isolate KC_UGA_2023 chromosome 20, iyDiaLong2, whole genome shotgun sequence:
- the LOC135171450 gene encoding DNA replication licensing factor Mcm2, producing the protein MSDSSSPPRARQDAPTSPAPDVDEPFENEADLLGDDALSQDDIPNEEADGEELFGDNMEADYRPMPALDRYDQAVMDDDDYSDLSQGDRVAAEAAMRKRDRAAGIFRDDRDLLYEDSDEDDTQVTKRRRAEKAAAGDVGDAEMVESIENLEDTKGHSVKEWVLMLGPRTEITNRFKNFLRTYTDAKGQCMYKERIRHMCESNQSSFVVEFPVLASKEHVLAYFLPEAPFQILEIFDAVAKELVLTIFPSYERVTSEIHVRISELPLIEELRTFRKLHLNQLVRTLGVVTATTGVLPQLSVVKYDCTKCGYVLGPFVQNQNSEVKPGSCPECQSLGPFVVNMEQTIYRNYQKITVQESPGRIPAGRIPRSKDCILLADLCDRCKPGDEIDLTAIYTNSYDGSLNTEQGFPVFSTLLLANHVFVKDSKEIVDSLTEEDISSIIKLSKDHRIADRIVASIAPSIYGHDFIKRALALAIFGGESKNPGGKHKIRGDINVLLCGDPGTAKSQFLKYTEKIAPRSVFTTGQGASAVGLTAYVRRSPATREWTLEAGALVLADHGVCLIDEFDKMNDQDRTSIHEAMEQQSISISKAGIVASLHARCSVIAASNPIGGRYDASMTFSENVDLSEPIVSRFDILCIVKDEVDPMQDRHLAKFVVNSHIKHHPTNEERTLPEELHDNTPSDTLSIPQDLLKKYIVYAKQNIHPKLANVDQDKVAKLYSQLRQESLATGSLPITVRHIESIIRMSEASAKMHLRDYVREDDVNLAIRMALESFVDTQKYSVMKSMRQTFQKYLTYKKDHSELLYYILRQITLDTLAFQKAVRGTRVMTIEVPEKDLVDKAKRIDIHNLQPFYESPVFKNNNFVYDSKRRVIVQTLPDAEE; encoded by the exons ATG AGTGACTCCAGCTCTCCCCCTCGCGCCCGCCAGGACGCCCCCACCTCCCCCGCCCCCGACGTCGACGAGCCCTTCGAAAATGAGGCAGACCTCCTCGGGGACGATGCCCTCTCCCAAGACGACATTCCCAACGAAGAAGCCGACGGCGAGGAGCTCTTCGGCGACAACATGGAAGCCGACTATCGCCCAATGCCCGCCCTGGACCGTTACGACCAGGCCGTCATGGACGACGACGACTACTCTGACCTCTCCCAGGGTGATCGCGTCGCCGCCGAGGCCGCCATGCGCAAGCGCGATCGAGCCGCTGGGATCTTCCGCGACGATCGCGATCTCCTTTACGAAGACTCCGACGAGGACGACACACAAGTGACGAAACGTCGACGAGCGGAGAAGGCGGCAGCCGGCGACGTCGGTGACGCCGAAATGGTCGAGTCCATCGAGAACCTGGAGGACACGAAAG GTCACAGCGTCAAGGAGTGGGTCCTCATGCTGGGCCCCAGAACCGAAATAACAAATCGTTTCAAAAACTTCCTTCGCACCTACACCGACGCAAAGGGCCAGTGCATGTACAAGGAACGCATACGTCACATGTGCGAGAGCAATCAGTCGTCCTTCGTCGTCGAGTTTCCAGTCCTCGCCAGCAAGGAACACGTCCTCGCGTATTTTCTTCCTGAAGCGCCATTTCAGATTCTCGAGATATTCGACGCAGTCGCCAAGGAACTCGTCCTTACGATTTTTCCGAGTTATGAACGTGTCACGTCGGAGATTCACGTCAGGATATCAGAGCTACCACTCATCGAGGAGCTCAGGACATTCAGAAAACTTCATCTTAATCAACTCGTGAGGACACTGGGTGTTGTCACTGCTACCACTGGTGTCCTTCCTCAGCTGTCAGTTGTCAAGTACGATTGTACCAAGTGTGGGTATGTCCTGGGTCCCTTCGTACAGAATCAGAATAGTGAAGTTAAACCTGGATCGTGTCCTGAATGTCAGAGTCTTGGACCTTTTGTTGTTAACATGGAACAAACGATTTATCGTAATTATCAGAAAATCACTGTTCAGGAGTCACCTGGGAGGATACCAGCTGGTAGGATACCACGTAGTAAGGATTGTATACTCCTAGCTGATCTATGCGATCGATGTAAACCTGGGGATGAGATTGATCTCACTGCGATTTACACAAATTCCTACGATGGATCACTCAATACTGAACAGGGATTCCCCGTTTTTTCAACTCTACTACTCGCTAATCACGTGTTCGTGAAGGACTCGAAGGAAATCGTGGATTCCCTCACCGAAGAGGACATCTCCAGCATCATCAAGCTGTCGAAGGATCACAGGATAGCTGACAGGATCGTCGCCAGTATTGCACCATCAATTTATGGTCATGATTTTATCAAGAGGGCCCTTGCCCTCGCCATCTTTGGGGGTGAGTCGAAGAATCCTGGGGGTAAGCACAAAATTCGGGGGGACATTAATGTCCTTTTGTGTGGTGATCCTGGTACAGCCAAGTCACAGTTTCTCAAGTACACGGAGAAGATTGCACCAAGGTCGGTGTTTACGACGGGTCAGGGGGCGTCGGCTGTTGGATTGACAGCGTATGTCAGACGATCACCGGCGACTAGGGAGTGGACACTTGAAGCTGGGGCACTTGTACTTGCTGATCATGGGGTGTGTTTGATTGATGAATTTGATAAGATGAATGATCAGGATAGAACGTCTATTCATGAGGCGATGGAGCAGCAGAGTATTTCTATATCGAAGGCGGGAATTGTTGCGTCGTTGCACGCCAGGTGCTCTGTCATCGCGGCTTCTAATCCCATTGGGGGAAG ATACGACGCCAGCATGACCTTCTCCGAGAACGTGGACCTCTCCGAGCCCATTGTCTCCAGATTCGACATCCTCTGCATCGTCAAGGACGAGGTAGACCCCATGCAGGACCGCCATCTAGCAAAATTCGTGGTAAACTCTCACATAAAACATCACCCCACCAACGAGGAGAGGACACTACCTGAGGAGCTCCACGACAACACACCAAGTGACACCCTGTCCATTCCCCAGGACCTCCTGAAGAAGTACATCGTCTATGCGAAGCAGAATATTCACCCCAAACTGGCCAACGTCGACCAGGACAAGGTCGCCAAACTCTATTCCCAGCTGAGGCAGGAGAGTCTGGCAACAGGAAGTCTTCCCATCACTGTCAGACACATCGAGAGCATCATCAGGATGTCAGAGGCGAGTGCTAAGATGCACCTGAGGGATTACGTTCGTGAGGATGACGTCAACTTGGCGATTAGGATGGCCTTGGAGAGCTTCGTGGACACCCAGAAGTACTCGGTGATGAAGAGCATGAGGCAGACGTTCCAGAAATACTTGACGTACAAGAAAGATCACAGTGAGCTGTTGTATTACATCCTGAGGCAGATTACGTTGGACACTTTGGCGTTTCAAAAGGCTGTGAGGGGGACCCGGGTGATGACTATCGAGGTTCCTGAGAAGGATCTGGTCGACAAGGCGAAGAGAATTGATATTCATAATTTGCAGCCGTTTTATGAGAGTCCAGTTTtcaagaataataattttgtttatgacAGCAAGAGACGTGTTATTGTTCAGACACTTCCAGATGCTGAGGAATGA